taaagatatggctggttttagcgagttgtgtgGTTACTGGGGCgttcaactgtgccaaaggtgaaaagtacattgtgaggaagactgcttacttcatcttgaagacccctactcacatgaggaagactgcttacttcaccctcaagacccctgcccacaattactgaagagcagtgcgcagacaCCAAGAGGAAGATACTTCTGGTAATAAGTgactggacttaattataatgttccctgcctatatgcagggattatgaatatgtatgtgactaatggaattgtgaaagtatataaacctgtaacaaatactaatcacccgcgcctctggctacggtcatgcGCGCAGCGCTGTTCGCTTTTGCTTTAgtgactttgtcccttaataaaaccttgttatcttgtttagagaagggaatTCGTATTTTACAAGAACTTTGGgggtgagggaagaaaaaaaaaaacccaaaaacaaaaagaaaaaaacaaaaccccaaaaccacgTGCTTTATTATTTGGAGGTCTCATACATCTGAAGTACCATTACAAGAAGCACCTGTAGGAGAATCAAACTTAGAAACATGCATCTGAAAGTAAAGATTGTCTGTTACTAGCACAATATTTCAAAGACATTGAAAAGAAAGATCTTGGCTTTACAGGACTGTTCCACAAAAATGCACATTACCTTTATTACAGTACATACAAATATTGTGGACGGATAATAGAAATCACCACCCTTCCATGAGATGCATCGAGAACAAAGTTATCCCTTATAATGtcagaaacataaaaagaaccATAATAGAACGTTTAGAAAAAGTTCAGTTTATaccattatattttaatttaaaagtgtAAGAATTGCTGTcccaacttaaaaaaaaagcctttcataCCTGTAAATTATTAGAAACTTGTAAACCTTTTAACTTTTTCCAGAACTATCAGGTGCAAATGCAAGGCAAATATAAAACCTGTTGATTTATTAGATTACAAGTACTACCTCCTGAAAAAGCTTCAGTTacaagaacataaaaaaaaataaaatattctaacTCCCATTGTTAGATCTTAGCTTCAATCTATACTGCATTAAAAGTCCAAAGCCAGATCTGATTTGAACACATTCCTAGAACAAGAACATAATGTTTGCCTTATTTTTACATCAGTATTCTGATCTCTTAgtatggttttgctttctgtatttcttttattagtGCATATTAAGGATGTGGAGGGCACCGACAGATAAAAGGTTGTATTTATCAATGGATAGTAGCAACATAAGTGTTTTCAGTTTGCTGCCCTCCAAGAAGTCCATTTCTATAAGAATAAAAGAAtactccccctccccccaagcCTCCATAGTAACTTTGTGTAGCAGTatgtctttttcatttatgAACCTAGGACCACTGGTAGGCGACCAAGTACTAAATTCTTCTCACAGATTTCAGTAAAGAACAGTGAGAAGTACACCAGCTGTTAATGCTATGTCATAGACCAGTAGCTGCTGTCGCAAGGGCAATTACTGGCAACATCACTTGCCTTCCACACATAACAGATTGACTGGCACGGGCTTTACCCCTGTGGTGATTCTCTAGGTCTTGCTTGGCTTTAGTAACCAAGATCAGTATAGGAAGTTGAACCAGCTGTAAAGGCAACCTAAATAACAAAGCAATAGTAGACATAAAAATGAGTTTATTTCTAAACAGCAATCTAAAGATAATGACTAGCTTAAATGAGACATTCTTAATGAGTAAGCATTGTAAATGCTGAGCCTAAGCCTGAACCCACACGTCCGTTTTTCCAGGAGGGAAGAGGGTACTTGCCTCTGTTTTTTGTGAGAGGCGTCTGCGAGCGTCCTCCGCAGCTGCTGAATAGTGGAAGCTATGTTCCTTCAGTCCTTTATCAGTGCTAGAAGGCAGCGTCCAGCTTCCAAATCTAGAGATACAGAAGCCTTCTATTTGTTGCGCAGGGAAACCAGCATAGAGTAGTAGAGTAATACAGCTGTACTCCTAGATAGGGACCTGTTTTTtaatactgcattttaataaGCACTCAGGGTCATTCAGCCAGCAGTATGACTGGAAGATTTAAGAGTGAGCTGTACTATTATCCTTATGCTTGGCGTaagacattttcctttaaatacctTTTCCTTCTTGGGCTCAAATCTCAGCTACTTCATTTGAAAAGAGTTTTATTCAGCATTCACAGGTTCAGGCGAGTTAAGCCATCAAAGATCAGTCTTACCTAGAAAGAGGGTTTAGTTTGCCATTTAAACCAGGTGACAGTGAAGCCAACAACTTTGTTTTGGAGATCTGAAAATGCATATACAAGATTTCAGTTAAAAGAAGTGTCATTTTAAGACAAAATGATACAGTACTGATTCTTGGGAATATCTAGGAATTCCCGGGGGGGATGACaccaaagcaaagcagttaAGCTCCATAGTGCTGCCTTTCATAAATTTCTACATGCACATTAGAAAGGTCTGACTACATGTAGTATTGAATGCATAAGACCATTAAAAGTCATATCCTTAAAAGTAAAATTCCTTGCAGAACTTCTTATCTTACATGCATCCCAATAAAATCACAACAGAGGTGTGAGTATCTTGGGGTTTGTACAAATGATcaaacctgttttctttattgaCCAAGGAACTGTGTAAAAGGGAACTTGGATAATGTTTTTTCACACAGTGCTTGTAGTTGATGCTGCAAGCTCTCTGAAGTTAGTAGCTTTCTCTGTCTCAAATTTTCTGGCACAGTGTCCTTATCGCTGCACTGCTCTGTAAATTTAGTCTCATATAAAAGATGATGGGTTACCTTCATTTCACTAACGTGAACAGCTGAACAAGAGGAATTAGTACTAGAACCAGAGAATGTGGAAGAGGTAACTTCTTAATCCCTGTCCTTGAATGAGCTGCAGAATATGCAAAATTTTTCAGCCTTCATCCAGGatagcacatcatcacctggttgctctgatgctgggacaGTGAGGCCGGCAATCATGAACTAGAGTGTAAGGAAGCTAAGGAGCTGTTAGCACTTGCTAGAGAAAGAGAAATTGAAAAAGCAATTGTGAAAGAGAAACGagttcccagatggagtggaagtGGTGAGTTTACTCCAACTACTATGAATAGGaaggctaaaagaagaaagtgaagaatCCTATCATTGCTATTAGAAGGGTCCTGCcaccagccaggtggaggagagggacAAGCAGGTTTATTGGactgtggatcagatggcctggcacataagtcccacagaagtataaggctctagtagatactggtgcacagtgtaccctgatgccatcgagTTGTgaaggggtggaacccatctatatttctggagtgacaggaggatcccaagagttaACTGtgctggaggctgaaatcagcctgactgggagaaAGTGGCAAAAGCACTCCGTTATGAGTTTTCCAGAGGTTCCATACATCCTTAGCACAGtctacctcaggagagggtacttcacagacccaaaagggtacaatgggcttttttttttttgctgttttggggactgaggaaattgagcagctgtccaccttacctggtctctcagaggttccttctgttgtggggttgctgaagtTTGAAGAATAACAAGTGCCAATCgcaaccacaacagtgcactggtGGCAATATTgcaccaaccgagactccctgattcccatccataagcaGTTCCAGACACTGGAGAGTCAAGGAGTGATCAGTAGGACTCACTCACCCTTCAATAGCCCAATATGGTCAGTGcaaaagtctaatggagagcGGAGACTAACAGCAGTCTATCGTGGCCTGAAggaagtcacaccaccattgagtgctgccatacCGAACTTGCTAGAACTTCAGAATGAAGTGGAGTCAAAGGCATCCAAGTGGTATACCATGacttgtggagacagtgttctcacaggaaaatggatatttggtacatgagctctgaataactgaaagatacagcaaggccgtgggaggcccgaggaagcctaagcaagcaagataagaagaagctggaattcactgagtgatgagaactgtggactgttggcaagcgttcaaggtcaagttctcacacctgtgcttaaccaattatatgttaatcactaagggtcctcaagacaagtatccaatcatgatatgccaaattgctgtaagTGTATGcaagcagtagtatataaggagttaatgctttgcaataaatgtctttttgtctgatcatattggtctcggactgagtcctttccgcggcaaatggcgcctgaacagggaccctctataatttcacattgaaacggaagagggtgtgaatcgctgggctGGGAACAAATCGGCTGGAAttgatctggctggaccaagatcgggaggcagaagcctcggaggagggaatcctcggatcggagccttgtgagcccagaagacactgcgcagtgcaaataaggtgagcagccagacggttggaagggagcttaaggatgggaaaccagttaagtaaagaagaagtaatacttaaactcttccaacatatcctctctgtgagagggacagactatgatgaagctatgctaaaaagattgttgctctggagtaaggaattaattgtgggagtcggtgaagcttttaatttcgagacttgggagaaaattactaaggaagaagcctcctttttatgggtgttttcagtccttcttaaggtgaagggagcaacctttaaagagacagacttaaagttaatgttgatatggtcgaagacacgttatccggagattgatgagtctaccggacttgagatctctttgtggaatgaggcaggagttaaaatgtggaatgcagccatgaaaggcaatgatgttgtgaaaagtttgttagtcatttggagaactgttttagagacgttaaagtcaaaaaatgagatcatggagtCCAGCGtgccccctccctgccctcccccccAAACTTCTGCTTGTTGCTGCCGCGTCAGCGAAGACTGAAGACGGGaatgaagatgatcctttcgactcAGGCCCTATGGACCCTGAGAAGGAGTCTGTGCACATTCAtcagtctgctgttgctgctcctgagattctgacgcctgataatgccgatgctgacctggatggtgcttttgacctggagtctattcatttggaaaagaagcctgatttatatcccccagatcctcgtgataaatgggcagctgtaaagggagaagcgagacggttgggggatgcagatgtattgcagtttcccatggtgtgtgtgcttcccacttgagatgggaaggtcttttgtatgctcttatcagggatatcgggcagaatgtgtcagaccgtggagttaggaccccatatacaactcctttgatacggtctctctgtgatactcgtgtactagaagttggtaaatataagtatgtccatgtttctatcaacccttgcaaacctttatagatattgctggcaacttcttccaacataggctggccacctgtgttggaatgagtgtgcattttggtcagtataaaagcccaagcctcatgcaatgtgagggaggcagagcctctgcagggacacctgctaaggttgagcctgccacctggcactgcaatgatgctcctcggagctggtttcctgatagtcttcacaaggtccttgtgccatgttcTGTATATGGGACCGTGTagtgggagtaatgattgtctggattttgtgtttcaaatattgtagttgtgtggagtgtgcttgtgggatcccatatgtgtgtgtgtgtgtgatgagggcagacagtgttctgtatatttttttgttgtcaggttcatgtaaaaattttaacaggtagcagttcaacattccaggcaagaaagggttaatgcaaaagtgtggcaggtatttgttgctgctgctgagaaggctgctgctgataggccggtggttttagctgtgcaaagcagggtgagaaactttgaaaaaaagaaagaaaagggtaatgataagTCACTCTAGCTGTTActagtgactgtagttttgttgtgtattgcttcaagcttgttttccagccagagTACTATCAACAGCAtgtaagggatttgattcagtgatACTGTCAGTGTGGGTTCCTGAATAGGTTAGTCGAGTCACCCtccgatacagtgggctgtccaATACAGTtcccacaatgggatgcagacaggctggtcaCACACAAGGGTCTCGtctttcttgggacactgacaggctgatcaaatataaagggttcaaggaaaccccccttataatgttacaatgtggtctgagccataggggttaggaagtattgcttttgattctgcttgtgcgacaaaaaaaaaaaaagggagtgtaatgatggagcaaacccccTTGACTGATAAAAATGTGTcgtctgtttctgcagctgcttcacattccgtttgcatcagaatgcttttgctttaaggagtcactttaacctgtctatttctcaagaactgataacccagaggaaggggtatatttctgtcctcctacctacaggtccacggtggctgcctgcaaagtttgtcaagccttgccatgagcgggacagatgagtggaagaacttgatgcatcagatacaggagctgaccgtgaaaaccccaagcagaatgagatagagagaaacgaatgattgcaaaacatcacttgggggcaactgaaaagtaacaacttgaatatgcgtgcttgtaaagtagctattattagaggttgtgattttgcatataaacccacctgtatttactagccagttgctaataagaaactataccttgtattgtattgatttgtcacttgtaaatgagatgttaaagaatgtaaatttgcagcagctgctagaaaatgctaaggcaaaagctagaaagattctaatatgatggtactgttacaaagcaggtaatggaacaaattaagaggatgggagaactccactggtaggAAGTTTCTTTGGCTAGTCACTCACTGCCATCAGtatcttcaacatgctgatgcagtctgtaatagttactcggctaatgtaaatctgtgtgtgctttgctgtagtagtgacttgttactgggtgaagtaggtgaaactctgcactgacaacaaggtgcaaggactgagattgaccaaatgcctgctaccacagtcaagggcaagactgggttggcctctgtgtctgccaccaagaagaacttttagctccgctgctggctgcaacccagcaggcgtagagtggtggagacacatgccatgccagaccttgatgtgagggatggcctctgctgttatcagagagccatccaggagaaaaagggtaggcccagctgtgtacagctatcaacaggaccatactgactgccagcgaaataTACAAAGgcccagaactcaacaacataaagaaacagcaatgacagaaatctttgtaatatctgttctattatgtgtgaccatgggtaatggacaagtatactgagcgcatctgttaaatccccattattccatcctgttacatggtgtgtaggattcactggtatgccacatgttataaatgttcaagtgacttcaaatcagactaatcttactgaaataatgctgcctagagtagtgggtggttatgttacacaagtccagcagtgatagagcagacacaccaaattgtaaaaaacttttagtaaaactaaaaagggggagttgtggagacagtgttctcacaggaaaatggatatttggtacatgagctctgaataactccgaaagatacagcaaggctgtgggaggcccaaggaagcctaagcaagcaagataagaagaagctgtaattcactgagttatgagaactgtggactgttggcaaacattcaaggtcaagttctcacacttgtgcttaaccaattatatgttagtcactaagggtctttgccgcggccaggtggaggggagaaaacaccgacacgatgtaggttcacaaaatgctccgtttattgattacaaggctgctcttaatatactgtcttacacgcaatcacgcattacttgattggctgcttcactttgcccgcgagaggtacacgctccactttgcctctcctgattggtttcacaccttcgcttcagcttagcgttacatcatgcttctggcatcttgttattgcgctcctgttttgctgaccttgacgcttcctcttccagcctggggtcagaggttcactttctcacagcttgctgcaagcctgttaaagcacccatgctcgacccccaacatctccccctcttttttcaaataaggcgttcgtcatctgctgcatgcgttgcatagtacattgtaacaaacaaggtccaaaaaacaaaattaacaacataatcattattggtccactaaacatcatgattaaactccttaaccaactacttattcctaacgattttaaccaagagtctataggatttgtttctacagtattttctttaagttcaaacaatttcttgtgaatagattcagaatgatcagaaagattgtgaaggatgtaaagcagctgcagaagtaaactgtacagtgttaacagtcaaggagtttgctccatcattacactcccccccttttttttttttttttttttttttttttttttttttttttttaggtggtcaaccataaatacctgctgcacttatgcattgaccctttcttgcccaaaatgttgaactgctacctgttaaaaacttttacatgaacctgacaacaaaaaatatacagaacactgtctgccctcatcacacacacacaaacacacatatatgcatatatgggatcccacatacacTCTCCACagaactacaatatttgaaacacaaaatccggacaatcattgctcccactgcacagtcccacatacaggacgtggcacaaggaccttgtaaagactattaagaaaccagctccaagaagcatcatcgcagtgcaaggtggcaggctcagccttagcgggcgtccccacagaggctctgcctccctcacatcacgtgaggcttgggcttttatactgactaaaatgcacactcgttccaacacaggtggccagcctgtgttggaagaagtggtcagccatatctataaaggtcttgTGAGATACCAGAGGGACTCCAATCAAACATGTTCGAAATGGATCAGATGGGGTTGCTATagataaacaaaaggaatcctGCCCTATCTCATTAACCCATGTTACCCACATGTTTTGCCGATGATCCATGTTATGTGACATCATACTTCCCTGTTCCATCAGAACCACAGGTGCTGCCAGACCTAATATCTTCATTtcgtttttcttccaaaagttccCTAGCTAGATTCCACAAATAGTTTATTAAGACACCATCTGCTGTCCTCTCGTTTCCTcagaatctcccttcttttccagccaCGGTTTTACCCATTTAGCTGGGACCCATCGAGGTGGGTCATCACCTGTAGAGACACAAGCATATCCCCGTCCCCAGGTgaataaagtttctttttctgttccccaGGGTCCCAAGTACAGacaggcatttttaaaacagaattttgtgAAGTATAGTGCAAATGTATCGGAATAACAGTTTGCTTATCATTGGttgaaacaggatttttccaatttaaaacatAACATGCTTTAGCTAACATATCGTGTGGCGAGAGGGttatctccccctcttttttcaaagcGCCAAGCAAGCGTTTAATATCCTGATGTCGTCTTTCGACAATGCCCTGGCCAGTAGTATTGTAAGGTATGCCTGTAACATGTTTAACACCCCATTGCTTTAGAAATTGTTCACTCCAGTGTCCTACATAACTTGGCGCATTGTCTGTCTTTATCATTTCAGGAACCCCTAGGACAGCAAAAGCCTGTAACCAGTGttgtttcactgctttaaagGCTGTTGTAGTTAGTGCTGAGGCCCATACTGCATGACTATGAGTATCAACTGagacatgtaaatatttcagtcgACCAAAAGGGGGGTATTCTGTAACATCAGTCTGCCATACTTTTCTTGGGCCTAAGCCTCGCGGGTTAACTCCATGTTGTTGTAATGGAGCAATACGGGCGCAATCAGGGCAGGCTGCGACAATATTTCGAGCCTGAGACCTAGATAGTCCAAATTCCTGCTGTAGACCTCTTGAGGATTGATGAAAAAACTCATGTGACTGACGAGCCGCTTCAAAGTTCTGTAGCACGACTGGTCCTGCAACCGCTCGGTCAATTACAGCATTACCCTGGGAAAAGATACCAGGTAAGTTGGTATGACTTCGCATGTGGCAGCACCAGATGGGCTCCTTACGTTCTTGAATTATACCCTTTAGGCGAATTACCAATTCTTCAATTTCCAATGTTCCAATTTTACCTATTTTTGCACAGTCAATACGATTGACTACACTGACTGCATATGCTGAATCGGATACAATATTTAAGGCTTGTGAGGAAAACCAATTTAAGGTTTCAACAATGGCTTGTAGTTCTaagatttgcactgattttcctgTGTCAGTCCATATCTTTAGTTTCCAATTTTGATTGTCTTGCCATGCGAAGCCATATTTCCCAGTACGTCCACTGGCATCAGTGAATACAGTAAGTGCATTTGAtataggtttttgtttcacaataGGCCCTCTCATTATAATAGAGGTTGTTTGAAACAGCGGATGAGAGGGATAATGTGTTGACAATTGTACCCCATTAACTGCAAGAGCAAAGGTCATAGAACATAATGACCATTCTTGGATTAAATCAGTAGTTTTCCAAGGtagtacaaatacagaaggatCAACACCAAACACCAACCTGACACGTTCTTTGGCTTTTAACAATAGGGACCCAATATAATCCTGGAGCGTGGTAACAGATGCAGAAGGCTGATACGATGGGAAAACCCATTCTAGGATCGCTAagtgtttttcaatttgttgCGCTATAATAGCAGATCTGTATTGCTGTGAtccataaaccaaaaccataactgGATATTCAGGGTCATATCTATAAACCTGTTGTTGCTCAATTTTTGTCTCAATTACTTTAAGAGAGTCATCACCTTCACCGTTTTCATTATTCTCTGTGACCTCTGAATTCTTGATTTCTGCTAATGGATCCCTTGAGGAGCCTACTCCAAAGCCATACTGGAACTCTAGTTCTTCATGAACTAACTCATCTTCACCTGTCAACTGGTGTGGCTCATTCCACATCGcatcaaattctgctctcatctCTGGTAAAATCTGGTTTTCCCTCAAAGTCATTACCTTTTTATTGGAGACATTGTCTTCATCAGGCTTTTGCCTTACATCTGTAGTGGCTTTAGCCTCATAAAGTTGCTTCTCATTTAATTCCTTGACGAGagaattcagtttctgaatCTTTCCACGCGAGGACTGTTTTACTTGTTTATATTGCTCAGCTTCcttgagctgctcttctgcatcaGAAAGTTGCAACTTAAGCCCATCAATCAAACCCTTGTATTTAGtttcaatttcagatttttctctctcaaagtcTTCCTGTTGGTTCTCAAGTCTCTTCCTCAAAGATTCTTTATTAACTTCAGACTCATGAAGACTCTTATTTAAGTCAATTATTATGCCATTCAAAGTCTGAACATGCTCTTCAGaattcagagcacagagctctctTTTTAGCTCTTCAAGTTCATTCTtatatttcaaaaccatttcttcttcatatacCTGCCTGGCTTCTGCAATTTCCCTTCTGTGgcacttctccagctcagccctcAAGTTCTCCAACTGTCTGCAAATATCCTTCTCATGGCTGATTGTCAGTTCTTCAACATGttgttgttctttcattttgcataaagctatttcatttttcaattctcttatttctgagTCCCGGACAGAAAGGGCACATTGTAATACAGACAACCTTTCTGATGCCACTAGATCTTGGAGACTTTTaacatcttgttctttttcttccgtGCTTTCGCATAGCTGTTGAATTGTATCTTCCatattctcttccatttgggcaaatgtattttctttatctttggCATTCTTTTGAGAAGACTCAAGCTGTACTTCCAGGTCATGTGCTTTCTCACGCAGCATCTCCAAATGTGCATTTTGCTCTCTGATACGGTTCTGAAACAAGGACATCTGTTGCTGGGCTtctaatgcttcatttttctcaggGCTTGTACTCCTCAGCACCTCATTAACCTCTGTCTCTGTTGCTGTCTGTAGTAGGTCGGCATTTTCAGCCTTAAATTCTAGTAGGTTGGAGTCTCCAGTCTTAATCTTGAGTAGGTTGGCATCTCCAGCCTTAATCTCGAGCAGGTTGGAGTCTTCAGCCTTAAACTCTAGTTGTTTTACCTCTAAGCGTTCCTGCCACTTTACCAGAAACATTATAAAAGCCGTAGCCCCTAGGAGAGTTTCCATAAGCAATCTAATATTGGCAGGAACAAGCTCCTGGTATTTCATAAAGGCTGTCATCTGTCTTCGTACAGCCGAATTAGTGGCTCCGTAGGCCATAACACTTTGTTGTAATTTTGAGACCAAATTCCAGTCTAAAGGTGTccattctgctccattctgTGTAACCCGTACTGGAGCAGATATTAATGGTTCTAAAGTAACCTCCCCATTCAAATTAGCTTGTGTGATAACTCCTTTCCATCTCCGCCCCATGTCAAAAGAATGATCTGTAGGGATATATTCGTTTACTCTTTTAGGGATATACCCCTTTGCCCTCTCATCCTCTAACATTCCTTCATCTAAATCATCCtgtaagtctcttttttctttttctgttaatccttcccctgctccatacaagcgttttattttttcatgacctTCTTTAATCGTTAGCTCTCCCTGTCTAATTGCCCTCTTGATCCCTTCTCGTCCCCCGGCgtctaatttctccttttggtcCAACTGTCTTTCAATATTCTTGATTCCTTCTTTAATTGCCTCCATggcttttttatacatttctctctttttacccGTATCACCATCCTTGTCTAAATTTTTCACAGCTATCATTAACCTTGCCATTTGGTGGCGCTGTTGCCTTAGTTCTTTCACAAGTTCAGCATAAGGCGATTCTTTTTGTAGTTCGTCATCATTCTCAGACGGCAAGGGTACATTTTCGGGCAGTACCTCCATAGGTTCTGGCTCAGGGGGTGCAGATGGTTGCGTGGGCAACTCATCTGAGGGGTCCCAGGGGATAATTAAGTCATCAAACTCCCCCTTCTTATGCACTGGTgcagcaatttttgttttttcaggggAGGTACGGGGGGGCACTGGATCAGGGATGGGGCCCCACTCGATTAAGTCCGTTTCCCCCAAGTCCGAGTTTTTCGTACTCTCACTCAAGGCACCCTTCAACGCAGCTGCGATTTCCGCCTCTGCATGCATTTGATCAATCATGAGCTTAATGGAGCGGTAAGTGCATGTTAATTTCTTCGCCCCTTTATGCTCTGTCTGAACGCTCTCCCACAATTCTTctcctatcttacgccattgatctttggaaaataactgtgccgtattttctaacaacccccttttcCGGCACCAAACCAAAaggtccacaagttcctgtcggggtatcgagtaccctgttttcttcgctacgcatagcaatccctctatcgtagccttttctatcgctgatacagcggaacccatcccgaa
The Melopsittacus undulatus isolate bMelUnd1 chromosome W, bMelUnd1.mat.Z, whole genome shotgun sequence genome window above contains:
- the LOC117438019 gene encoding uncharacterized protein isoform X1, encoding MGSAVSAIEKATIEGLLCVAKKTGYSIPRQELVDLLVWCRKRGLLENTAQLFSKDQWRKIGEELWESVQTEHKGAKKLTCTYRSIKLMIDQMHAEAEIAAALKGALSESTKNSDLGETDLIEWGPIPDPVPPRTSPEKTKIAAPVHKKGEFDDLIIPWDPSDELPTQPSAPPEPEPMEVLPENVPLPSENDDELQKESPYAELVKELRQQRHQMARLMIAVKNLDKDGDTGKKREMYKKAMEAIKEGIKNIERQLDQKEKLDAGGREGIKRAIRQGELTIKEGHEKIKRLYGAGEGLTEKEKRDLQDDLDEGMLEDERAKGYIPKRVNEYIPTDHSFDMGRRWKGVITQANLNGEVTLEPLISAPVRVTQNGAEWTPLDWNLVSKLQQSVMAYGATNSAVRRQMTAFMKYQELVPANIRLLMETLLGATAFIMFLVKWQERLEVKQLEFKAEDSNLLEIKAGDANLLKIKTGDSNLLEFKAENADLLQTATETEVNEVLRSTSPEKNEALEAQQQMSLFQNRIREQNAHLEMLREKAHDLEVQLESSQKNAKDKENTFAQMEENMEDTIQQLCESTEEKEQDVKSLQDLVASERLSVLQCALSVRDSEIRELKNEIALCKMKEQQHVEELTISHEKDICRQLENLRAELEKCHRREIAEARQVYEEEMVLKYKNELEELKRELCALNSEEHVQTLNGIIIDLNKSLHESEVNKESLRKRLENQQEDFEREKSEIETKYKGLIDGLKLQLSDAEEQLKEAEQYKQVKQSSRGKIQKLNSLVKELNEKQLYEAKATTDVRQKPDEDNVSNKKVMTLRENQILPEMRAEFDAMWNEPHQLTGEDELVHEELEFQYGFGVGSSRDPLAEIKNSEVTENNENGEGDDSLKVIETKIEQQQVYRYDPEYPVMVLVYGSQQYRSAIIAQQIEKHLAILEWVFPSYQPSASVTTLQDYIGSLLLKAKERVRLVFGVDPSVFVLPWKTTDLIQEWSLCSMTFALAVNGVQLSTHYPSHPLFQTTSIIMRGPIVKQKPISNALTVFTDASGRTGKYGFAWQDNQNWKLKIWTDTGKSVQILELQAIVETLNWFSSQALNIVSDSAYAVSVVNRIDCAKIGKIGTLEIEELVIRLKGIIQERKEPIWCCHMRSHTNLPGIFSQGNAVIDRAVAGPVVLQNFEAARQSHEFFHQSSRGLQQEFGLSRSQARNIVAACPDCARIAPLQQHGVNPRGLGPRKVMTHLDGSQLNG